From Oreochromis niloticus isolate F11D_XX linkage group LG14, O_niloticus_UMD_NMBU, whole genome shotgun sequence, one genomic window encodes:
- the LOC100691831 gene encoding transcobalamin-1 yields MMTMMPSLLSSALLLSLLPWTLTEAPPMIPIAIMVKNTLQNKPLQTYKTEVISGGILLGAMTRLRDSDAGFTFTFSDNVNYGPYLESVNGVTGNNEAHTYWELLANVTNGGFQRTEVGIGCIIPSPYQQIILNFTVW; encoded by the exons ATGATGACAATGATgccctctctcctctcctcagccctGTTGCTCTCACTGCTTCCTTGGACTTTGACTGAAG CACCGCCAATGATTCCCATTGCTATAATGGTGAAGAACACCTTACAAAACAAACCTCTACAAACCTACAAGACTGAAGTGATTAGTGGGGGGATCCTGCTGGGTGCGATGACGAGACTCAGGGACTCCGATGCAGGCTTCAC attcacCTTTAGTGACAATGTAAACTATGGCCCTTATCTGGAGAGTGTGAACGGTGTGACTGGGAATAATGAAGCTCATACCTACTGGGAGCTGCTGGCCAATGTCACAAACGGTGGCTTCCAAAGAACCGAAGTTG GTATTGGCTGTATCATTCCCAGCCCATATCAGCAAATCATCCTGAACTTTACAGTGTGGTAA